Within Pecten maximus unplaced genomic scaffold, xPecMax1.1, whole genome shotgun sequence, the genomic segment atcgaaaagaagttgtttaaagattttaagtTATTTGATCCCTATAAGCTTACTTACCCTTCAGGCAGGGAAGCAAATAAATTAATTGTCGTCAacagcaaaaggcacaactagggcactaacatgatatatacagaaagttttgTGGAGTTGAGTGGAACAGTTTTGAAGTTGTGGCCCGGAAAGGAAAATAAACAGTAATTTTGGATGCACATAAGGATGGACGGACCCAAATTTAATATCCCCACAAAACACAGTTGCAGAATCAAAAAGGTTGCAGGTTTGATCCCTATCAGAGACATGgaaattaataaattaacaaaaagGACACAACTACATGTTCATACCTGAATACAGCTTCAAGGcgtcaatttcaaaatttaatttctGTTCCCAATCTTTTTCATATTGCATTTAGCTGTCTCCACACAATAATAACAAATTCTGGAACACTTACATGCGGATCCAGGTAGCCTTGCTCTCCAGTGTCCAGGTCGCGGTAGGTAATGCGTACATGTTGAGTGTTCCATGAGTGTACCATCATGTCCCAGGAATACCCATACAGGCCGTTAGTCCACGAGTTGTAACCCTAGATAATACAGGACAAAAGTGTACCATTACGTCCCAGGAGTACCCATACAGGTCGTTAGTCCACCTGCTGTttaccttggttatacagtgaggtacagtgttaccttggttatacagtgagagtacagtgttaccttggttatacagtgggagtacagtgttaccttggttatacagtgggagtacagtgttaccttggttatacagcgggagtacagtgttaccttggttatacagtgggagtacagtgttaccttggttatacagtaggagtacagtgttaccttggttatacagtgggagtacagtgttaccttggttatacagtgggagtacagtgttaccttggttatacagtgggagtacagtgttaccttggttatacagtgggagtacagtgttaccttggttatacagtgaggtacagtgttaccttggttatacagtaggagtacagtgttaccttggttatacagtgggagtacagtgttaccttggttatacagtgggagtacagtgttaccttggttatacagtaggagtacagtgttaccttggttatacagtgggagtacagtgttaccttggttatacagtgggagtacagtgttaccttggttatacagtaggagtacagtgttaccttggttatacagtaggagtacagtgttaccttggttatacagtgaggtacagtgttaccttggttatacagtaggagtacagtgttaccttggttatacagtaggagtacagtgttaccttggttatacagtgggagtacagtgttaccttggttatacagtgggagtacagtgttaccttggttatacagtaggagtacagtgttaccttggttatacagtgaggtacagtgttaccttggttatacagtaggagtacagtgttaccttggttatacagtaggagtaCAGTGTTACgttggttatacagtaggagtacagtgttaccttggttatacagtgggagtacagtgttaccttggttatacagtgggagtacagtgttaccttggttatacagtgggagtacagtgttaccttggttatacagtgggagtacagtgttaccttggttatacagtaggagtaCAGTGTTACgttggttatacagtaggagtacagtgttaccttggttatacagtaggagtacagtattaccttggttatacattgggagtacagtgttaccttggttatacagtgGGAGTACGGTAGAAACATCTGTGTTATAAGGTAGATGACGGTGACACCGGAGAACAGTTGATGGTGGATCCTTGAACCCTGTAAATAGAAAACAGAAATAGATTGTAACACCTACTCAAATGTCCATCTACTCCTGAAGGCAGACATTGTTGGACATCAGACACCCTTAGACAGCATTTAGCAATTAAATCCAAACTTCCAGGTGACCTTATCTACCTAACCAACAAACCATGATTTCAGGTAAAGACTTGTGTACGATAACAAGATTTCCGGTATAGTGTATGACGACACCTGCTATTGTCTATAATGATCGATTAGATAATATAAAACAAGATAATTCTGTGAATTACAGTCCCTAACTGAATGTTATATGCCAAGAACACAATGATTATAAAGAGTAAGAACTCATTCCAGACACCAAATTTTGCATTTGGTGATGTAATGTGAATGAATTCAGAAATATCACTTCCTTAAGCAGACAATATCAGGAATATCAATAATCTTAGGAGACAATATCAGGATTATCACTAATCTTAGCAGACAATATCAGGAATATCACTAAAGTTAGCAGACAATATCAGAAGTTCAATACAAATGAACCCATCTCCAAAGGAAAAAAGTTTGATGTAGGCCAAAGgccaaaatgtaggtcagagtgacctacttttggtacatGAGACACTGCCTCACCTTGATTGTTCATCCATGACCctagtatgaagttccagtgacaagtagtgCATGAGATACTTAAAATAGATATGTGAGGGTTGTATGATGATTGTGGGCcaaatataacaagaggcccaatgggcctgtataaTTCTAATGCTACACCAGCaactttaaaattaaatttatctaAATAACTTATGTAGATGCTGATTAAGCTGATTACCTCTTCATTCAAATATTGGAGTATGTAAACTTTGTTTTTGTAGCCCTTCAGCATAGCATGCTCCTCATCAAATATCATCCCCCTGCCTCTCTTGTTGATTCAGACACatcaattaaaatcaaacacATTTGATCTTCAAAGTAAGTCAATATCATTCATTCTAACACACTTGGTAGCCATCCACTAGAACGTACTATTGACCCAGTGTCTCGATCCTGTGCCattggctattgagaagaagtcgtataaatattttgacatatttgacctctgaccctcTAGCATGCTTGtgacaatatacatttaccctggacctcttgtttattgttgttaaaaaatacaaacagatatgaccttgaaagtaggtacTCATCATTTAAAgaaacttggtaaccctttatACCAGTATGCCACTGGCCCAACATGATGACTCTGGGcatcttagttattgagaaatagttgtttaaatggaaaggTTGACACTGGACAGACAGAAAGATGGCAAGATGTACAGACAGCCTGATGGACAGTGGACACCACACAATGgccagacatacagacagtctgATGGACAGTGGACACCACACAATGGCCAGACGTACAGACAGCCTGATGGACAGTGGACACCACACAATGGCCAGACATACAGACAGCCTGATGGACAGCGAACACCACACAATGGCCAGACGTACAGACAGTCTGATGGACAGCGAACACCACACAATGgccagacatacagacagtctgATGGACAGCGAACACCACACAATGgccagacatacagacagtctgATGGACAGCGAACACCACACAATGGCCAGACGTACAGACAGCCTGATGGACAGTGGACACCACACAATGgccagacatacagacagtctgATGGACAGCGAACACCACACAATGGCCAGACGTACAGACAGTCTGATGGACAGTGGACACCACACAATGGCCAGACGTACAGACAGCCTGATGGACAGTGGACACCACACAATGGCCAGACGTACAGACAGCCTGATGGACAGCGAACACCACACAATGGCCAGACGTACAGACAGCCTGATGGACAGTGGACACCACACAATGGCCAGATGTACAGACAGCCTGATGGACAGCGAACACCACACAATGGCCAGACGTACAGACAGCCTGATGGACAGCGAACACCACACAATGGCCAGACGTACAGACAGCCTGATGGACAGCGAACACCACACAATGGCCAGACGTACAGACAGCCTGATGGACAGTGGACACCACACAATGGCCAGATGTACAGACAGCCTGATGGACAGCGAACACCACACAATGgccagacatacagacagtctgATGGACAGCGAACACCACACAATGGCCAGACGTACAGACAGCCTGATGGACAGTGGACACCACACAATGGCCAGATGTACAGACAGTCTGATGGACAGTGGACACCACACAATGGCCAGACGTACAGACAGCCTGATGGACAGTGGACACCACACAATGGCCAGACGTACAGACAGCCTGATGGACAGCGCAGACCACACAATGGCCAGACGTACAGACAGCCTGATGGACAGCGAAGACCACACAATGGCCAGACGTACAGACAGTCTGATGGACAGCGAACACCACACAATGGCCAGACGTACAGACAGCCTGATGGACAGTGGACACCACACAATGGCCAGATGTACAGACAGCCTGATGGACAGTGGACACCACACAATGGCCAGACATACAGACAGCCTGATGGACAGCGGACACCACACAAAGCTCACTTGCCCATCAGGTACGGTGAACTTAGCTTAGATAGATTTATGTTACCTGCTCTTTGTGAGATTTTGGTGATTTTCTAGGGTACACACAGTGCACGTTAGACTGTAGTTGCTGTGGTGTATTGAGACCACATGGCAAGGGAATCCTTTGAAGAACTTTCCTTGGCCAGTCAGGAGAGCAAAATAAAGGCAAGGTGGCCAACATCATGTAGGAAAACATACCTGTAGACAAAGAATTCACTATCACATACCTGTAGACAAAGAATTCAATATCACATACCTGTAGACAAAGAATTCAATATCATATACCTGTAGACAAAGAATTCAATATCATATACCTGTAGATCAAGAATTCAATATCTTATACCTGTAGACAATAATTCACTATCATATACCTGTAGATAAAGAATTCAATATCTTCTGTAAGATATTACAAACAAGGTGCTTATTTGGTTAAATGTTTGTACCTATACTGATACAGATATGTTTAcaacaagaggtccaatgggcTTTAATGGTCACCTTTGTTCTGAAATACATACTGAtagttgatgttttgtttttaagttaagAATATGATACATCTGACATAGTGTCAGCTtgaaggtaggtcaaggtcattcagttGAACAAACTTTCCAGTcacatataatattataatataatcatATAATCAACTTCATTTGAATTTGTCTTTCTAAGGACAATTTAAAATAGTGTAGACAACATTTAATTACTAACCTATATTAAACATCTGGGAGTTCATGAAATGGAAAGAAGAGCCAAAAAAAAGAGCTGCTGGTCTTGTCTTGTCGAGGAACAGGAAGAAACCGAGGAACATATCAAGCAGCAGTCCGCCAATGTGAACCACATACAAATCAATTTGATCATCTGACAGCAGCAATCTAAAATAAATTgaggtgatatatatgtcaggggtacagtcactgtacattgtgttggtgatatatatgtcaggggTACAGTGAGCCGTCACTGTACATTGTgtgggtgatatatatgtcaggggtacagtcactgtacattgtgtgggtgatatatatgtcaggggtacagtcactgtacattgtgtgggtgatatatatgtcaggggtacagtcactgtacattgtgtgggtgatatatatgtcaggggtacagtcactgtacattgtgtgggtgatatatatgtcaggggtacagtcactgtacattgtgtgggtgatatatatgtcaggggtacagtcactgtacattgtgtgggtgatatatatgtcaggggTAAAGTCACTGTACATTGTgtgggtgatatatatgtcaggggTACAGTGGGCCGTCACTGTACATTGTgtgggtgatatatatgtcaggggTACAGTGGGCCTTCACAGTACATTGTgtgggtgatatatatgtcaggggTACAGTGGGCCTTCACAGTACATTGTgtgggtgatatatatgtcaggggTACAGTGGGCCTTCACAGTACATTGTgtgggtgatatatatgtcaggggtacagtcactgtacattgtgtgggtgatatatatgtcaggggTATAGTCACTGTACATTGTGtgggtgatatatatgttaGGGGTACAGTGGGCCTTCACAGTACATTGTgtgggtgatatatatgtcaggggtacagtcactgtacattgtgtgggtgatatatatgtcaggggTATAGTCACTGTACATTGTgtgggtgatatatatgtcagggTACAGTGGGCCATCACTGTACATTGTgtgggtgatatatatgtcaggggtacagtcactgtacattgtgtgggtgatatatatgtcaggggTACAGTGGGCCGTCACAGTACATTGTgtgggtgatatatatgtcaggggtacagtcactgtacattgtgtgggtgatatatatgtcaggggtacagtcactgtacattgtgtgggtgatatatatgtcaggggTACAGTGGGCCGTCACTGTACATTGTgtgggtgatatatatgtcaggggTACAGTGGGCCGTCACTGTACATTGTgtgggtgatatatatgtcaggggtacagtcactgtacattgtgtgggtgatatatatgtcaggggTACAGTGGGCCGTCACTGTACATTGTgtgggtgatatatatgtcaggggtacagtcactgtacattgtgtgggtgatatatatgtcaggggTACAGTGGGCCGTCACTGTACATTGTGTGGGTGATATAATGTCAGGGGTACAGTCACTGTACattgtgttggtgatatatatgtcaggggtacagtcactgtacattgtgtaggtgatatatatgtcaggggtacagtcactgtacattgtgtgggtgatatatatgtcaggggtacagtcactgtacattgtgtgggtgatatatatgtcaggggTACAGTGGGCCGTCACTGTACATTGTgtgggtgatatatatgtcaggggtacagtcactgtacattgtgtgggtgatatatatgtcaggggtacagtcactgtacattgtgtgggtgatatatatgtcaggggtacagtcactgtacattgtgtgggtgatatatatgtcaggggtacagtcactgtacattgtgtgggtgatatatatgtcaggggTACAGTGGGCCATCACTGTACATTGTgtgggtgatatatatgtcaggggtacagtcactgtacattgtgtgggtgatatatatgtcaggggtacagtcactgtacattgtgtgggtgatatatatgtgaggGGGGATACAGTGGGCCATCACTGTACATTGTgtgggtgatatatatgtcaggggtacagtcactgtacattgtgtgggtgatatatatgtgaggGGGGATACAGTGGGCCATCACTGTACATTGTgtgggtgatatatatgtcaggggTACAGTGGGCCATCACTGTACATTGTgtgggtgatatatatgtcaggggTATAGTGGGCCGTCACTGTACATTGTgtgggtgatatatatgtcaggggtacagtcactgtacattgtgtgggtgatatatatgtcaggggtacagtcactgtacattgtgtgggtgatatatatgtcaggggTACAGTGGGCCGTCACTGTACATTGTgtgggtgatatatatgtcaggggTAAATCTATTTGGGGTTAGTGCcgatttcaagaaaaaaattaacagacaggttatttttttaaggaAAGTGAATGAAATATCATGACATAGACAAGGGTGTAATTAAGGTCTCATTTGCTAGGTACCTGTATGTTGTTCTTCAAGATGACCTATCTATCAGTTCTCACCTGAAAGGATCAAACACCCATCGACTGGAGAGGTTCTGCATGGAGTACCCTGTCACCCAGTCCATGTCTAACTTCTTAAGCCCAGCAATAAAATATACCAGGAATATCTgttcaacaaaaacatttgatgatgatgaagaatTAACTGTAAAATCTCAAAACTCCTGTagcaataaatacaatgttttttcaagaaatatgtCATAGTCTCCTCTTTGATGGAAATGGATAAAAAATTTACCAAAAATTGCCGTTATCAGGAAGATTTTGAGTTGTCCCATAAACATACTGGAGTCTCTGAAATGGTAGTTTTTACTGCTGTTTAAAATTCCAGCATTTCAGGAACGGTTCACTTGTTGTCTGTACAATGTAACCAGATTGATTGTCCTGTTCACTATCTTTGGCAGTAGGCCTCAGTGTCAGTTTCACTCTATCACACAGTGTCAGTTTCACTCTATCACACAGTGTCAGTTTCACTCTATCACACAGTGTCAGTTTCactctatcacaaggagaccaAACATCAATACACTGCAGCCTCCAATAACACACCACACGCATGAATCTTACACACAAGTGATGCCACCCGTAAATGGACCatatctgttgataggacgttaaacaaaacaaac encodes:
- the LOC117318519 gene encoding vitamin K-dependent gamma-carboxylase-like codes for the protein NRSLDGLLRPELRNCHVPLWNYTLLRCQIFLVYFIAGLKKLDMDWVTGYSMQNLSSRWVFDPFRLLLSDDQIDLYVVHIGGLLLDMFLGFFLFLDKTRPAALFFGSSFHFMNSQMFNIGMFSYMMLATLPLFCSPDWPRKVLQRIPLPCGLNTPQQLQSNVHCVYPRKSPKSHKEQGSRIHHQLFSGVTVIYLITQMFLPYSHCITKGYNSWTNGLYGYSWDMMVHSWNTQHVRITYRDLDTGEQGYLDPHAWAPSQSNRWSSHADMVKQYTICIADRLTEYNITNVELYMDVWRSLNDRFQQRLYDPNVNLLTTQWGAFSEVSFSFPLLSDLSDWRRKLSEIQAELYSLSNYTDVVFVADFPGLTLENYIQPDLGNTSIT